The genome window CGGCCCTTGATGAATGGTCCCCGGTCATTGATGAAAACCGTGACACTCTTGCGATTTTCCAGGTTGGTAACCTTGACGCGGCTGCCCAGGGGGAGTTCCTTATGAGCGGCGGTAAGCTGGTGCATGTCATAAAGCTCGCCGCTGGCGGTTGACTTGCCGTGAAAATCACTGCCATACCAGGATGCAATCCCTTCCTGGCTTGCCAGGAGGCGCGGCTTGGCCGGCAGGGAATAATCATACCGGGAATGCTTGGCCATGCATCCCCAGCAGCCGGTGGCCAGCAGCGCCAGCAGCCAGAACCATTTCATTTTTTTCAGGGCAGACATGAGCCGTTGAGCAGGCTGACTTGGGAAAAGTCAGGAAAATAATCGATCCGGTTGATGCAGCAGAAATCCTGCTTCAGGCGGAAAAGGTGATCTGCAGCCAAGGTCAAGGCCCGGCAGAGAATGAGCATGTTGATGCCGCCATGAGCCACGAGGATCATGTGTTCTCCCGCATGGTTTGCCAGAATCTGATCCAGGGCGCCAAATACCCGTGCTTCAACCTCTGGAATTGTTTCCCCCCCGGGAATGCGATAGTTGATAAAATTTGAAAATTTCTTTTTTATATCGTCTGGATAACGTTCCTTTACCTCGGCAAAGGTCAATCCTTCCCAGCGCCCCATCTTGATTTCGCGAAATGCTGCCAGTGATGTGTGGGGCAGATCAAGGTGGCGGGCAATAACCGCCGCCCCCTGGTAACTGCGGGACAAATCGCTGGAAAAAACCCGGGTGATGGGATAGGCAGCCAGCTGGCTTGCCATGGTTTCCATGGTTTGCAGCGATTTATCAGTGACCTCGATGTCAATGTGGCCGTTGTAACGAAACTCGCCGTCAAGGGTGTTGATCGTTTGCCCATGGCGGAGGAGAAAAAGCGTGGTGGCTGGCGCGTCGGTCATAGTTTTCATAATGCACGACGGCCGTGACAAAACTGCGG of Candidatus Anaeroferrophillus wilburensis contains these proteins:
- a CDS encoding histidine phosphatase family protein, whose product is MKTMTDAPATTLFLLRHGQTINTLDGEFRYNGHIDIEVTDKSLQTMETMASQLAAYPITRVFSSDLSRSYQGAAVIARHLDLPHTSLAAFREIKMGRWEGLTFAEVKERYPDDIKKKFSNFINYRIPGGETIPEVEARVFGALDQILANHAGEHMILVAHGGINMLILCRALTLAADHLFRLKQDFCCINRIDYFPDFSQVSLLNGSCLP